Proteins encoded in a region of the Stieleria neptunia genome:
- the hrpB gene encoding ATP-dependent helicase HrpB yields the protein MPDRLPIEDCLEAVMAAVEAERPVILRAPPGAGKTTGVPPALIDSKCLPAGRVILLQPRRIAARAAAHRLSRLAGEPVGATYGYHVRFDRKVSSHTKVVAMTTGILLRRLTSDPLLEDVGCVILDEFHERSLELDLALGMLHRVRTTLRPELRLVVMSATLDTQPVERLMPDAVVVESQGRAFDVEIRYDESLSRRSSTRDGIAQSVADRVPDALRSSDGDVLVFLPGVGEIHRTADLIQGIARKQSLQVCKLYGDLSPADQDAVLAPSDQRKMVLATNVAETSITIPGITCVVDTGLARVMRYDTSVGIPSLRLQPISKASADQRAGRAGRTAPGVCFRLWPPALHRSRPDHTAAEISQADLSSALLMLASWGERQVFDFPWVTAPTEHAVQAAIRLLVQLGAIDASLAVTALGDEMNRLPVHPRLSRLLLAAKQFGCVEQAAVAAALLSERDPFERSAGSDAHHEGIQSDLIQRVMRIQRHADGTPDPGIHPAGAKQIRRVAQTLGKTLRESSHHTGVDDSIPTEQAITRSLLAAFPDRLAKRRAPGSASGVMVGGRGVKLDRASSVRSAELFVCVSVDGKGEESLVRLASATEEAWLPDELMESKRECFFHPSLKAVVARDRRYFLDLLISESTAQCNSDDQTTELLCRHAKPQLDSILPGKDKSLQSFLARWRFLTQQSADSPLPMTVDQALESVLQDLCHNRTSFNELSRAPWLDHLKGLLSYEQSQWFDQQAPESMRVPSGNRIRLDYPPGKPPTLAVRIQELYGWEKTPRIADGSVPLQLHLLGPNRRPQQITDDLESFWKTTYIEVRKELKRRYAKHHWPDDPATAVATANGLKPRR from the coding sequence ATGCCAGACCGATTGCCAATTGAAGATTGTCTTGAAGCGGTGATGGCGGCCGTCGAAGCGGAGCGGCCCGTGATCTTGCGCGCCCCACCGGGAGCCGGAAAAACAACGGGCGTTCCCCCGGCGCTCATCGACAGCAAGTGTTTACCCGCAGGTCGGGTGATCTTGTTGCAGCCGCGGCGGATCGCCGCCCGCGCCGCGGCACATCGCTTGAGTCGACTCGCGGGTGAACCGGTCGGTGCGACCTACGGCTATCATGTCCGATTCGACCGCAAGGTGTCGTCACACACCAAAGTCGTCGCGATGACGACCGGGATCCTGCTGCGACGTCTGACCAGCGACCCGCTGTTGGAAGACGTCGGCTGTGTCATCCTGGATGAATTTCACGAGCGTTCCCTGGAACTTGATTTGGCCCTGGGCATGCTCCATCGCGTTCGCACCACGCTGCGGCCGGAATTGCGACTGGTCGTGATGAGCGCGACCCTGGACACCCAACCGGTCGAACGGTTGATGCCCGATGCGGTGGTGGTGGAAAGCCAAGGCCGGGCGTTTGACGTGGAGATCCGCTACGACGAGTCGCTCTCACGCCGCTCCAGCACTCGGGACGGGATCGCCCAATCGGTTGCCGATCGGGTTCCCGATGCGCTGCGAAGTAGCGACGGTGACGTGTTGGTGTTTCTGCCGGGCGTCGGCGAGATTCATCGAACGGCGGATTTGATTCAAGGCATCGCGCGGAAGCAATCGCTGCAGGTTTGCAAACTCTACGGCGATCTGTCACCGGCCGACCAGGATGCCGTGCTGGCGCCGTCGGATCAACGCAAGATGGTGCTGGCGACCAACGTCGCGGAAACGTCGATCACGATTCCGGGCATCACCTGCGTCGTCGACACCGGACTGGCTCGCGTGATGCGATACGACACGTCGGTCGGGATCCCCAGTTTGCGTTTGCAGCCGATTTCCAAAGCCTCCGCCGACCAGCGTGCCGGCCGCGCCGGCCGAACCGCCCCCGGCGTGTGCTTTCGCTTGTGGCCGCCGGCGCTGCATCGCAGCCGTCCCGACCACACGGCGGCGGAAATCTCGCAAGCCGATCTCTCATCGGCACTGCTGATGCTGGCGTCATGGGGCGAGCGCCAGGTGTTCGATTTTCCCTGGGTCACAGCGCCGACCGAACATGCCGTCCAAGCGGCCATCCGCCTGCTCGTACAATTGGGGGCGATCGATGCGTCGCTCGCGGTCACGGCGTTGGGCGATGAAATGAACCGTTTGCCGGTGCATCCGCGACTGTCACGTCTGCTGCTGGCGGCGAAACAGTTCGGCTGTGTGGAACAGGCTGCGGTGGCCGCGGCCCTGTTGTCCGAGCGTGACCCGTTTGAGCGATCGGCGGGATCCGATGCGCATCACGAAGGAATCCAAAGCGATCTGATCCAGCGCGTGATGCGGATCCAACGTCACGCCGACGGGACACCCGACCCCGGCATTCATCCCGCCGGGGCGAAACAGATTCGACGGGTCGCGCAAACGCTGGGCAAGACGCTTCGCGAGTCATCGCACCACACCGGCGTGGACGATTCGATCCCGACCGAACAGGCGATCACTCGGTCGCTGTTGGCGGCGTTTCCCGATCGGCTGGCCAAGCGGCGTGCACCGGGATCGGCGTCCGGAGTGATGGTCGGCGGGCGCGGCGTCAAACTCGACCGCGCGTCTTCGGTTCGCAGTGCCGAACTGTTCGTCTGCGTCAGCGTCGATGGCAAGGGCGAAGAATCGTTGGTCCGACTGGCATCGGCGACGGAGGAAGCGTGGTTGCCGGACGAACTGATGGAATCCAAACGAGAATGTTTCTTCCACCCCAGTTTAAAAGCGGTGGTGGCGCGGGACCGCAGGTACTTTTTGGATCTGCTGATCAGCGAATCGACCGCACAGTGCAACAGCGATGATCAGACGACCGAGTTGCTTTGTCGTCATGCGAAGCCCCAGCTCGATTCCATTCTGCCGGGCAAAGACAAATCGCTGCAGAGCTTCCTGGCGCGGTGGCGGTTTTTGACCCAGCAATCCGCTGATTCTCCGTTGCCGATGACGGTCGATCAAGCGCTCGAATCGGTGCTGCAGGACCTTTGTCACAATCGAACCTCGTTCAACGAACTGTCACGCGCCCCCTGGCTGGATCACCTCAAGGGACTGCTCAGCTACGAGCAATCGCAGTGGTTCGATCAGCAAGCCCCGGAATCGATGCGGGTTCCCAGCGGCAATCGAATCCGGCTGGACTATCCGCCGGGCAAACCGCCGACGCTGGCGGTTCGGATTCAAGAGCTCTATGGCTGGGAAAAGACGCCGCGGATCGCCGACGGGTCGGTCCCGTTGCAGTTGCATCTGCTCGGCCCCAATCGCCGTCCCCAGCAGATCACCGACGATTTAGAAAGCTTTTGGAAGACGACGTACATCGAAGTCCGCAAAGAACTCAAACGCCGCTACGCCAAACACCATTGGCCCGATGATCCCGCCACGGCCGTGGCCACAGCCAACGGTTTAAAACCAAGAAGATGA